The stretch of DNA gcggaggaggacttgtgagtaagatgaccaaaaatcatagcgatcaAGGGTAGCGCTCTGGAATCCCCTAGCCATCTCAGACTGTCAATATTTATCTCCAAATGCATTGTCTATATTTTTGTGTATTCCTCCAAGAAGATTCAGTAAGATGCAGCCTGAATTTAATGATGAATAGATGATGGCACACTTGAAAAATATCTGTGATGTACTGAGCAGTTAGTGAATCAGTAGCAAATCGTTTCCACCTGTCACAGCCGCttccttgagcaaaaaaaaattgaatcagATTTGTGACAACAGGAAGCATGAGTATGTATGGATGCAAAGTGCATGATATGTGGAAGCATAACCCTTAAATGAGCATAGCTTTTCAAATTTAGCTTTAATTAATGAGACGCTCTAGTAAGTGCAGTTAATGGTTTAACTTAAGATGTACAGTAAAATGCATGACTTCTCCTGTTTGTAGGTGAGCAATTTTGTTGAAAGTAGTACCTGAAGATCAGCATGGTTCGATCTAATTCAAGATCTCATTCGTCGAGATCAAGGTCTCGATCTTGCTCCAGTTCTAGATCAAGATCGAATTCCAGATCCCGTTCTAGGAAAAAGAGATACAGGTAATGATTTTAGATGTGTTTACTTACTCTTGCTTATAATAATTGTTTAGTTTCGTGTTTTGTGggactattagtttagtttagagatacagcgcggaaacaagcccttcgaccaacCGAGCCCACAACGCCCAGCTATCCCAGCACACtatcgctatcctacacacacttgggacaatttacacatacaccaaactaattaacctacatacctgtacgtctttggagtgtgggaggaaactgaaaatctcgtcgatatcccacgcggtcatggggagaacatacaagctctgtacagacagcagccgtaaccgggatcgaacccaattaaggcagcaactctaaccgctGCGCCAACATGGCCGCCCAGATTATCTATTCATTCATATCCATCAACACTTCTATCTTAAAAGTTTTGGATAAGTATTAATGATAAGAATTGTAGCTTCCAAAGATTTAAGaaactttgattaaaaaaaaatggaatttgGAAGAATGAAGCTGAGAATAAGGGTcattacccaaggtcaggatgtaGTCCTATGTGCAGATTTTCTCTCATGTCATACAAAGCACAATATCTCCATGTGTATTTCTTACTGGATAATTTTGGTCTCAGTACAAAAGAGTAATTGTAATCAATAATGATATTGAAAAGAAATATCTGTAATCATTTAATTGAagaatatggggaaaagacaaGGCCGCGATCTAAACAGTTTATTGTCGCAAGATGGACCAAATTATCTTTTATGTTGCAAAATCCTGTCTTGGTAACTTCTAAGAGCAACGGGTTTGTTTTCTGGATACAGTATCACAGAAACTGGGTATAGGCTGCTGATCACTtggcttttttctttttttcaacAAGATTCCATTCAAATCACAAAAGTGAGGGGTTTCAGCTTGTGTTGTACAGTAATGCTATAGAATTTCTATTCATGTAGAattttaaagaaacatagaaacagaaattaggtgcaggagtaggccattcggcccttcgagcctgcaccgccattcaatatgatcatggctgatcatccaactcagtatcccatacctgcctcctctccataccccctgatcccattagccacaagggccacatctaactccctcttaaatagagccaatgaactggcctcaactaccctctggcagagagttccagagattcaccactctctgtgtgaaaaaagaaaaaaagaatgttaCTATGATTTAGGTATTTGTTTAAGGATTTGGATGCAAActtaatatacagtgcattcagaaagtattcagaccccttcactttttctaaatggattaaattcattttttttaatcatcaatctatatacaataccccataataaaaaagcgaaaacgggtatttagacatttttgcaaagtaattaaagatACATACCTGAAATATCACGtttgcataagtattcagaccctttgcgatAACACTCAATATTGagtttaggttcatcctgtttccattgattatccttgagatgtttctacaactaattggagtccaccagtggtaaattaaattgattggacaggcacacacctgtctatataaggtcccacagttgacagtgcacgtCAGAGGAAAAAACAAACCATGAAGACGAagaaattgtccatagacctccgagacaggattgtgtcgagacacagatctggggatggatataaaacaatttctgtagcattgcaggtcccgaagagcacagtggcctccgtcattcttaaagggAAGAACTTTAGAACTACGACTCTTCATAGAACTGGCCACCTGGCCGAACTGAGCAATCgggaagaagggccttggtcagggaggtgaccaagaacccgatggtctctctgacagagctccagagttccgctgtggagatgggagaaccttccagaaggacaaccatatctgcagcactccaccaatcaggcctttatggtagtggccagacagaagccattcctcagtaaaaggcacatggcagccctcttggagtttgccaaaaggcatgaaaaacaagattctctggtctgatgaaaccaagaatgAACTCTTTGGCcggaatgccaagtgtcacgtctggaggaaaccaggcaccactcatcacctggccaataccatacctacggtgaagcatggtgttgGCAGCATCattctgtggggatgtttttcaacggcaggaactgggacaccagtcaggatcgagggaaagaagaacagagcaaagtacagagagatccttgttgAAAACGTGCTCCAGAGTGTTctagacctcagactggggtggaggtccATCTTCTAACAGGACAACGAccataagcacacagccaagacaacacaagAGTGGCTTTGTAACAAGtctatgaatgtccttgagtagcccagccagagcccggacttgaacccgattgaacatatctggagggacctgaaaataactgcatcgacgctccccatccaacctgacagtgcttgagaggatctgcagagaagaatgggagaaattacccaaatacgggtgtgccaagcttgtaaggAGAGGATTtaaggctgtaattgctgccaaaggtgcctcaacaaagtactgagcaaAGGGACTGAAtacatatgtaaatgtgatatttcagttatttatttttaattactttgcaaacatttctaaacagctGTTTTTGCTTTATTATGAGGTGTGTGTAgattggtgatttaaaaaaaaagaatgtaatccattttagaataaggctgtaacgtaacaaaatgtggaaaaattgaaggggtccgaatactttctgaatgcattggtaAATAAGATGCAATAACTGTTTAAACAAGAAGCATTTATTGTCTTAAATGTCcaggcagtgaaatgctttgttttgcattcaaccCGGTAAAGTCGTACAGCTGGCCTCGCCTAGGCAGTACACGAGTGTCGCCACGTGTCTGGCGCTGACAGAGttgcaaaatatcacctatcattATAATTTATAGGTTCTCCGTATCTATATAAATTAATTCTCATAGGCAACAGAATTAGTCCTTCCCCTCCCCCGTTAATAATCTTTTTTACGTTCATCAGGTGGCTGACAACCTCTAACACTACCTTTGGGATATTTCAGCTGTGCTATATTTAATGTGTTAGCGAGCTGATTACAGAATTTTTTATAGTAGGTTAGCTGCTGTTTATCCACTTGCTCTTCAATCCAGGAAGTAAAACTACCCTTGTGAGCTTTATGACATTTTCCTATGATTTTAAGCCCTTCTGCTGCAAGTTAACATGGAAATAAAGTTAATTCTAGATGTCCTTAAACTTGAGTCAAGAAAGATATTGTAATGAAAAGCATTGTATTACATTTAGTGTTTTTATTCTGCACTGTTCCTTGGATTAAATAATGATAATTTTTGTGACATCTTTCCTGTGGATTCTCAGCTCTAGATCCCGTTCTAGATCCTACTCTCGATCTCGCAGTAGAGATCGTAACTATCCCAGAGAATATCGAGATTATCGTGGTAATAGAGGAATGAGACGTCCCTATGGTCATCGTGGAAGAGGGAGAGGCTATTATCAAGGCGGACCCCGATACTATCGAGGTGGTTATAGGCTGAACTGGCAAAATCGAAGACAGTCTCGTAGTCCACGACGAGGCCGTTCAAGGTCAAGAACGCCAAAACGTCGATCGATATCTCAACGATCCAGAAGTCGATCTCGCCGGTCATCCTCTGCAAGGTCTCCTGGTTCATCATCTTCCCGTTCTTCTTCACGCCACAGTAGATCTCCGGTGACTTCAAAACAGCGCAAGCCCACAGACAAACGCAGAAAGAAAACTGATGGAACTGTTTCACTAGAGGAGTCTGAAAAGAACAAGCAAACAGAAAAAGTTGGAACAGATGTTAAATGTGATACTGATTCTACTAAGGTCCACAGTGAATTTCGTAAATCTCCTCCCATTCGAAGTGAAAGCTGGGCAGGGCTTTCAACCTACAATGACAATAGTCCAAGATCCCGTCACAGTTTATCTTCACTTCCTAGTCCATCTAGCCTCAGTCCTACACAATCTATTCCCTCCCATCACAGTTTCTCACAGGCTGGGCCACCTAGACTGAGTTCATCTAAGGCCAGTCCACCGTCCTCAAGTTTGCAGCACAGTCCTGAACTGCACAGCTCCTCAGGTCATAGTGCATCACAATACAGCCCTTCTCAGTGCAGTCCAATACGAAAAAGCCCAACAAAAGTAGTTTCATCTCAACTCAATGTTCCAAAGGAAGAAGGTCGACTGAAACAGTCTGCTTTTTCTGGTGACGCTGCGGACATGGAATTGTCCAAATCCAAGTACCTGAAAAGGTAACTGATTATTTGTTTTGTATTGCTCTATGAGGACAATTTTTTGCTTTCAAAAGAAGTTTAGTTTAAACATTTAAAGATTGTTGTTGTATGTAAAAGTGATGTTATCAAAATGATTGCAAATTTGGTGGATTCCTTTTTGCTGAATATCAATTTTACTTTTAGTGAACCAGATTTTTAGTGCTTGCATTACTTTCTGCAATCTACATAgtctggaattttttttaaatcagcaaatTCAATCATTTGTTTGTACATAAACAATGTTAGTAACATTGGCCATAAAACTACCAGATTGTCAAACAAACTGATCAGTTCACTAATGTCCTTTAAGGAAAGAATCTGCTACCCTTCTGGCTTTAAGTAACTCCAGACTCACCAATGTGGTAGattcttaattggcttctgtttgagtcagggatgaacaataaatcctgtggataaattaataataaaaaataaactccTACTTATATTGTGCAACTCTTAACaactaatttattttattattacctCTGATGGAATTCATTCtaggcataaaatgctgttgTCTGTGGTTAccattgatcattattttatgtaaTTAAGAATAAGTTGCACAATTAGTttgcataaattggaggagctagGAAATCATCAAATTAGTTCTGCATATAGAATTCTAATAATCAAAAGGGAATAATTTTTACCAATTAAATAGTTCTACATGTGGGTAACATACATTACAGAAGTGGTAGAATTATGTAAGCCACTCGAACCTTTTATTCTGCTATGACTTCAGTTCCTATTTGAACAGCTTTCAAGCTTTTAAAATTCTTAAATGGACTTGTAGCCGAATATGTTTCGCATTTTACATTGCTTTTTTTTCTCTAAATAGGTTTGCcgagaaagaggagagtagaacCTTTGTGCTGGACAGAGGAGATGGAAGAGAGAAAGATGCTCAAAAGGAAAGGGGCTCAGAGAAAGACCGGGCAaagggaagggaatgggggggtaAAGTAGGAGTAGATTATAATAGCCTTAAAGGTGAGTACTTTAAGAAGGAAACTGACAAAATGTTGTATTTAACGGAGTCTCCAGAGAGACGTAGACAATTTCTTTTGGTTGGGTTGGCTGAAGCGGATAGTTGTAGACCTAAATTTCAGTACACTGTGACCAATCAGAAGGAAAAGGGTTATGAATCTCTTTGGAATCTTGGCTATGaggaaaataaatacaaaacaaaaattgTAATCAAAGGAGCAAAAGACCACGATAGGTTTGGAGATGAAAGATCGTTCAAATTTAATGTGGCTAGCTTTTCATCTAGTGCAATTAAAGAGAAGCTTAGGGatgaagacaagtatgcagagaaaaAATATGAGGAAAGAACAGCAACAAAGAAAGAATCTATCTCACCTGATCCGATGAAAGGTGAAAAGTTCAAAGAGCTCTATGATCCATGCTCTTCATTGCCAGAACCAAAAAACACGGATGTCAGAGAAAGGGATAAAATGTCTTTTACAGAGGAAAGTCCATCAAGGATGAAAACCTTGCCCACTACATCTGATCAACCTGAAATGAAATTGAAAATGTCTGCCCTTCAGTTTGAAGATTCTTGTCCGTAAGTCTGTTCTCATTACATTTGTGTTTTTGCATAAGATTGTTTTTGAATTGTGGTATGCTGCTTATAAAATACAATTTATCTAACCAATATTTTATTTACTGATTAgttaaaatgaaaatgtgataTTATCTCCATCTTATTCCTTTTAGTTTGGATTAAAACTTGAATGAATAATAGTTAATAAGACATGAATGATGAGCAGTGTTTTAATGATAATTTGTTTAATCAAAAAATGGTATTTGAACTAAttgcaaaaaattgtaaattttccagaAAAAAGTGGTTTGTCTATTGATTTGATGTGCAATGTTCTATGTCTGTCACCCATGCCATTCAGTGTACAAACCGAAATGACAGATCTCCAACTAAGTGTTTATTTAAGTGATATCTTATCTGGCACTTCAAAATCAGCCTTTATGTAATTAAATTATGCCGTTATTTGGAAAGTAAAGCATGCAAAACGGTTGGGCAGGAGTAGACTAGCTGGTTCATTAAGCCTGCCCATACCATAGTGACTGAATAATAATGACTGTTTTTGACCATCCAGTTTCTGGAATAAAGTAATTTTGTTGGAGAAGCCTGAAAATAGAAAACATGTAAGGTCAGCAAAGCGTAAAATTGGTGTTttgcggtacagtggcgcagtgttagagctGCTGGCTCAGAGTGCCAGAAACCTCAGTTCAGTCTTGACTACGGTGCAGTCTGTGGAGTGTGCACAATCTTGCagtcaccgtgtgggttttctctctgTGTTCCGATATCCTCCCACATTCGCAAgatatccaggtttgtaggttaattggcttctgtaaattgccccatgtgtgtaggatgcgaaggtAGGATAACAgaacgagtgtacgggtgatggGTAGTtagcgtgggccaaagggcctgtttctacgatgtatctccaa from Leucoraja erinacea ecotype New England chromosome 5, Leri_hhj_1, whole genome shotgun sequence encodes:
- the LOC129697418 gene encoding bcl-2-associated transcription factor 1-like isoform X2 — translated: MVRSNSRSHSSRSRSRSCSSSRSRSNSRSRSRKKRYSSRSRSRSYSRSRSRDRNYPREYRDYRGNRGMRRPYGHRGRGRGYYQGGPRYYRGGYRLNWQNRRQSRSPRRGRSRSRTPKRRSISQRSRSRSRRSSSARSPGSSSSRSSSRHSRSPVTSKQRKPTDKRRKKTDGTVSLEESEKNKQTEKVGTDVKCDTDSTKVHSEFRKSPPIRSESWAGLSTYNDNSPRSRHSLSSLPSPSSLSPTQSIPSHHSFSQAGPPRLSSSKASPPSSSLQHSPELHSSSGHSASQYSPSQCSPIRKSPTKVVSSQLNVPKEEGRLKQSAFSGDAADMELSKSKYLKRFAEKEESRTFVLDRGDGREKDAQKERGSEKDRAKGREWGGKVGVDYNSLKGEYFKKETDKMLYLTESPERRRQFLLVGLAEADSCRPKFQYTVTNQKEKGYESLWNLGYEENKYKTKIVIKGAKDHDRFGDERSFKFNVASFSSSAIKEKLRDEDKYAEKKYEERTATKKESISPDPMKGEKFKELYDPCSSLPEPKNTDVRERDKMSFTEESPSRMKTLPTTSDQPEMKLKMSALQFEDSCPPGSSVTTERQLSSALVHSSTKEQGFHSIFDHLKLPQFCRSSSESFIHHIVTLVHHVKEHYFKSTGMTLNERFTLYQKTSEDHGTRPKSPEIHRRIDISPSSLRKHTRMTEGDMSSKEENRKAEKKLKCDAADLRHDIDRRRKEKSKEREGSRESSTSKKPPLEKSGKDQKEYKDFKSFKEGSKYRNKDRDHSSCSSPSSPSPEPQEDREVRKERDEGSSGFKSFQGHTDGAVFQGRGRSRGNFQFRIKGGRGRARGTFSGLNTVSTSTTNPNFQKRPKEEEWDPEYTPKSKKYFLHDDRDDGVDYWAKRGRGRGTFPRGRGRFIFKKSSSSPKWTHDKYQGSDEKEEENGGIEDEEERKERHKEEKEHV
- the LOC129697418 gene encoding bcl-2-associated transcription factor 1-like isoform X1, whose translation is MVRSNSRSHSSRSRSRSCSSSRSRSNSRSRSRKKRYSSRSRSRSYSRSRSRDRNYPREYRDYRGNRGMRRPYGHRGRGRGYYQGGPRYYRGGYRLNWQNRRQSRSPRRGRSRSRTPKRRSISQRSRSRSRRSSSARSPGSSSSRSSSRHSRSPVTSKQRKPTDKRRKKTDGTVSLEESEKNKQTEKVGTDVKCDTDSTKVHSEFRKSPPIRSESWAGLSTYNDNSPRSRHSLSSLPSPSSLSPTQSIPSHHSFSQAGPPRLSSSKASPPSSSLQHSPELHSSSGHSASQYSPSQCSPIRKSPTKVVSSQLNVPKEEGRLKQSAFSGDAADMELSKSKYLKRFAEKEESRTFVLDRGDGREKDAQKERGSEKDRAKGREWGGKVGVDYNSLKGEYFKKETDKMLYLTESPERRRQFLLVGLAEADSCRPKFQYTVTNQKEKGYESLWNLGYEENKYKTKIVIKGAKDHDRFGDERSFKFNVASFSSSAIKEKLRDEDKYAEKKYEERTATKKESISPDPMKGEKFKELYDPCSSLPEPKNTDVRERDKMSFTEESPSRMKTLPTTSDQPEMKLKMSALQFEDSCPPGSSVTTERQLSSALVHSSTKEQGFHSIFDHLKLPQFCRSSSESFIHHIVTLVHHVKGRWLILEICTLCESETIDLKFPDVPDKIWKKITFQKHYFKSTGMTLNERFTLYQKTSEDHGTRPKSPEIHRRIDISPSSLRKHTRMTEGDMSSKEENRKAEKKLKCDAADLRHDIDRRRKEKSKEREGSRESSTSKKPPLEKSGKDQKEYKDFKSFKEGSKYRNKDRDHSSCSSPSSPSPEPQEDREVRKERDEGSSGFKSFQGHTDGAVFQGRGRSRGNFQFRIKGGRGRARGTFSGLNTVSTSTTNPNFQKRPKEEEWDPEYTPKSKKYFLHDDRDDGVDYWAKRGRGRGTFPRGRGRFIFKKSSSSPKWTHDKYQGSDEKEEENGGIEDEEERKERHKEEKEHV
- the LOC129697418 gene encoding bcl-2-associated transcription factor 1-like isoform X3, which produces MVRSNSRSHSSRSRSRSCSSSRSRSNSRSRSRKKRYSSRSRSRSYSRSRSRDRNYPREYRDYRGNRGMRRPYGHRGRGRGYYQGGPRYYRGGYRLNWQNRRQSRSPRRGRSRSRTPKRRSISQRSRSRSRRSSSARSPGSSSSRSSSRHSRSPVTSKQRKPTDKRRKKTDGTVSLEESEKNKQTEKVGTDVKCDTDSTKVHSEFRKSPPIRSESWAGLSTYNDNSPRSRHSLSSLPSPSSLSPTQSIPSHHSFSQAGPPRLSSSKASPPSSSLQHSPELHSSSGHSASQYSPSQCSPIRKSPTKVVSSQLNVPKEEGRLKQSAFSGDAADMELSKSKYLKRFAEKEESRTFVLDRGDGREKDAQKERGSEKDRAKGREWGGKVGVDYNSLKGEYFKKETDKMLYLTESPERRRQFLLVGLAEADSCRPKFQYTVTNQKEKGYESLWNLGYEENKYKTKIVIKGAKDHDRFGDERSFKFNVASFSSSAIKEKLRDEDKYAEKKYEERTATKKESISPDPMKGEKFKELYDPCSSLPEPKNTDVRERDKMSFTEESPSRMKTLPTTSDQPEMKLKMSALQFEDSCPPGSSVTTERQLSSALVHSSTKEQGFHSIFDHLKLPQFCRSSSESFIHHIVTLVHHVKGRWLILEICTLCESETIDLKFPDVPDKIWKKITFQKHYFKSTGMTLNERFTLYQKTSEDHGTRPKSPEIHRRIDISPSSLRKHTRMTEGDMSSKEENRKAEKKLKCDAADLRHDIDRRRKEKSKEREGSRESSTSKKPPLEKSGKDQKEYKDFKSFKEGSKYRNKDRDHSSCSSPSSPSPEPQEDREVRKERDEGSSGFKSFQGHTDGAVFQGRGRSRGNFQFRIKGGRGRARGTFSGLNTVSTSTTNPNFQKRPKEEEWDPEYTPKSKKYFLEHV